ACGCCAGCACGTTCTAACATCGATTTATCATTTAAGTTATCGCCCACTGCCATCGTGTCCGCCATATCGATACCGAGTTGTTCAGCAATGGCTTGTAAGGCTAACCCTTTTTGTGCATCAATATGTGTAATTTCAATATTACCGAGTGATGATGAGGACACTGCTAAATTACTGCTTTCTGACAATTTCTTTTTCACACGTTCAATTTTAGCTAAATCTTTGTCGTACGCTAAAACTTTCATGATCAGTTCGCCTGGTACGGATTCGATTTCGTCATAATTATCAACGACTTTCAACGTCCCCAAATCGATACGGTGTTGGATATGTTTTCTAATTTTCGCTTCATCGCCTTGTTGACCAGAATGTTTCGCAATGTCTAAATAAATAGCTAAGTCTTTCTCTGGGTCTTCTGTATAAATACCAAAGTTCGTATAGACTTGATAGTACATATTTTCATCGTTTAATGTTTGACGAATGCGTTGATATAAGCCATGATTCAAACTCGACGTATGGACGATATCGAAACTTTCATCACGTACTTCTGCACCATTCAAACAAATATACGGTACTTTTAAACCTGTCGCTGCAATAGGATCATTCGCTTCATAAAACGCACGACCTGTCGCAATAACAACTGTAATCCCTTGAGACTGGGCATATTGAATCGCCTCTATATTTTCTTTGGATACTTCATGAGCCGCATTCAGTAACGTGCCATCCATATCTGTTGCTATCAGTTTAACCATCTTTATCCCTCTCTCAGTTCTTTTCTCTCGTTCATCTGTCTCTCATAAAATATAAACTCATTTTATCAAAGTTAGCTAGGGAAGTATCGCAAAGTGAATTAACTCCTCTACTCATATAAAGAAAAACCACCTCATATGACTTAACTTTTCTTTCTTTTTTTCTGCAACCGTAACGCTTTAAAAAATTGCCGTAAAATTTCGCCACATGAATAAGCCAACACCCCACTCACGACGGTCGCACGATGATTCATTCGACTGTCTTGCACAAGATTCATCAAACTGCCGACACAGCCCCCTTTCGGATCCATTGCACCGAATACCACCGTATCGACTCGGCTCATCACAATCGTACCTGCACACATGACGCACGGCTCTAATGTGACATACAACGTACACCCTTCTAAACGCCATGTGCCTAAAGCTTCTGCAGCGCGCTCCATAGCTAGATGTTCCGCATGTGCTGTCGGACTTTGATCTGTTTCTCGTAAATTGTGCGCCCGTGCAATAATTTTTTCATCTTTGACAACGACCGCGCCAATCGGGACTTCTCCTTTTTTAGCAGCTTTTCTCGCCTCTTCTAGCGCAATTGACATATAATATTGATGACTTGTCATACAGAATTAGCCTCACTTATGTTAAAATTTTTAGTACTGGTTAAAATAAATGATATGGAGCGAAAAATATGAAAAAACCGTTTATCGCAATTGAAGGTCCGATAGGCGTTGGCAAATCTTCATTAGCACATCAGTTGAGTCAATCTTATCACTTTTATGAAGCGAAAGAAATCGTCGGCGAAAACCCTTATTTATCAGACTTTTACACTGATATTTCAAAATGGAGCTTTCAAACTGAGATGTTCTTTTTATGCCACCGCTACAAAGATTATCAAGACCTTGCAGAACATACAGATGGTATTGTCAGTGACTATCATATATATAAAAACAAAATATTTGCACGTAATACTTTGAATGACACAGAATATGATAAATTTTCAAGAATTTATGACATTTTAACTGAAGATCTCATCTCACCGGATTTTACGGTCATTTTAGATGCAGATTTAAGTGTGCTCAAACGACGCATCGCCAAACGTGATCGTAGTTTTGAAGCCCATATTCAAGACAGTTATCTACTAAAACTTAAAGAAGACTATGCAAATTACTACAATTCTTTAAAAAATGAAGGACATGCGGTGTTGTGGATTGATACGACAAACCTTGATTTTGTCCAAAATGAAGCAGATTATGCGTATGTATTTAATCAAATTAATGAACTAATCGGAGGCCATGAACATGAATCAATATGATATACCGTCCAACGCTATTATTACTATCGCCGGGACTGTCGGTGTAGGGAAATCTTCTTTAACACGTGCCATCGCTGAAAAACTCAATTTCAGAACATCTTATGAAAATGTTGAACATAATCCGTATTTAGATAAATTTTATCACGATTTTACACGTTGGAGTTTTCACCTACAAATTTACTTTTTAGCTGAACGTTTCAAAGAACAAAAGCGTATGTTTGAATATGGCGGCGGATTTGTTCAAGACCGTTCGATTTATGAAGATGTCGATATTTTTGCGAAAATGCATGAAGAACAAGGTACGATGTCACCTGAAGATTTCCAAACGTACTCGAACTTGTTTGATGCGATGGTATTAACGCCTTATTTCCCTAAACCTGACGTACTCATTTATCTTGAGTCAGATTACGATACCGTGATTGAGCGAATTCAAACGCGTGGCCGTCAAATGGAGATTGAAACGGATCCTGAATATTGGAAAATGTTATTCCAACGTTATGACGATTGGATTAATCAGTTCAATGCATGTCCAGTCGTGCGCGTGAATATTAAAGAGTACGACTTGTTTGATGATCCGGAGTCGATTGATGTCGTCTTGAAGAAAATCGAACATGTCATTCATACTTATAGACAAGTCAATCAACGTTCATAAAATTAGGGTAAACGTATCTTGATCATTGTAAACACTTCTAAAATCAATATATTAGAAAGATGAAGTCATTTTTGAGCATCTCCGCTTCCATGCTCTCAATGACTCAAATCGCAAAATGAACAGGCTGGAAGATTTTCCGGCCTGTTTCTTTATAGGTATATGAAAGTATCGCTTTTTCCACATTATTTCGCTTTGGCTAACACACTTTCTAACAAACCGACATGGTCAATGACGACATCTGCCGCTTCAAACGTTGCCTCTTGTCCTAATCCTGTACGGACGCCTACATTCAGCGCACTTTTCATATTTTGACCGGTCAACATATCATTATCCGTGTCGCCCACCATTATCACATCTTTCCCACGCACACCGCGATTCCATAACGGCTGAAGCAAACGAATATCTGGCTTCTCATACTGTCCATCATTCGTTGAGATGACCATATCAAATACATCCGTCAATTGCGTTTCTTCCAAAAATTGTGTCACACCCGTATGATTGTCACTCGTTACGATACCTAACGCGTAACCTTGCGCCTTTAAACGTTGCACTAATGCCGCTACACCTTCATACAATTCAATTTCAGGGACACGTTGACTGATGAGCGTTTGACTTCGTTGCGCAATCCATTCTCCCATCTCTTCATCCGAAAACTGTTGGAAAACCGCAATCAAATCTTTCAATGTTCCCCCGTTCATCACACTATCCTTCTCAAATCGCCCCTCTTTAATGCCAATCGCACGATACACCGCTTGTCGACGCTCAAGTTGGAAATGGTCACATACATCATCGACCAGTTGAATTCCGGTTTTCGTCCAACTCTCATCAAAATGAATCAATGTCCCATCTTTATCAAATAAAATCCACTTCGTTGCATTCATTCATATGCCTCCGTTCATCTCATTTCTCTCTTTATATCAAACTAAAAGTGACAAAAACAACTCAAAAAGACCTTTTTAAATCATTCCGTCACGTCCAACACATTCTTATGTTACAAAATCTTTCTATTAAAGAAAATAGCATTTCAATATTTATTCAATGTTTAACAAACAGTTAAGAACCATTTAATTTTTTTATTTTATATATGATGTAAAATATAGCAGAAGGAGTGATGAACATGAAAAAACTAAAACCAAAAAAACGATTAACATCACTAGTATTAGCCACTACCATGCTTTTAGGTATCATGAACACTGGCGTTAGCCATGCTGCTTCAGACGAAAATCAACCGGAACTCAAATTAGCAACGCACAATGTTTACATGCTTTCTGGTTATCTTTATCCTAACTGGGGACAAAGTAAGCGTGCAGATTTAATTTCAAAAGCAAAATATATACAAGATAACGATGTAGTGATTTTTAATGAAGCATTCTACCCGACTTCAGCAAATCAGCTACTCAATCATTTAAAATCATCCTATCCACACCAAACCCCCGTACTCGGTCGTTCATATTCAGGGTGGGATCGTACGGAAGGTCATTATTCAAGTACAACTTTTGAAAATGGTGGTGTTGCGATTATCAGTAAATACCCAATTAAAGAAAAGATTCAACACGTTTTCCGACATGGCTGTGGTTTTGACAATGACAGCAACAAAGGCTTTGTCTACACAAAAATAGAAAAGAACGGAAAATTTGTTCACGTTATCGGTACACATACACAATCTGAAGACTCTCGATGTGGTAGAGGTCAAGACCGAGCAATTAGAGCTGAACAAATGAAAGAAATCAGTGACTTTGTTAAAAACAAAAACATCCCTAAAGATGAAGTCGTTTACATTGGCGGAGATATGAATGTAAACAAAAATGCTGGAAACGGCGAATTCCAAGACATGTTGAAAAACTTAAATGTTAATGATGTCCTTTACGCAGGTCATTCAAGCACATGGGATCCTCAATCTAACTCAATTGCCAAATACAATTATCCACATAGTGCACCAGAATATCTAGACTATATTTTTGTAGATAAAGATCATCGCCAACCTGGCCAACTCATTAACGAAGCTGTAGCTGAAAAATCACCAACTTGGGATGTTTACAAATTCCCATACCTTTACGTGTATAACGATTACTCTGATCACTATCCAGTAAAAGCGTATAGTAAATAAAAGTAGTCCTAAAAAATCATTATCTTTAGCTCACGTATATTCAATCACACCTGTTCCTTTCCCGACAACTAAACAGGTAACTCTAATATTTCCATAAAAACCGAGACGTTCGTCATCCATCGCGATACATCTCGGTTTTTTATATGAATCAACTGCACGGCTCATCATACAGCGCTGTTTATAACGGCGTTTCATTCAACACAAAATACAAGCGCCCTTCCTCAATCCATTTATGCTACAGTAAAAAACTAGAAACCCCTTCATATCAGGATTTCTAGCTTTTGATGGTGATTAATTCAACTCAATTAAGACGATGTGAAACTTTATTTTCAATTTCTTCATGAAAGTTATGATATAAACCAGATTGCAATAAAACTATAATGGCAGTATTTTTACTAACATTTTCTCGTTGCATATATTGATTTAATTGCTTATCTATATGAGAGGGTAGACGTAATGTGAACCTTGTTTGTTCTTCAATTTTTTTAGTAATTGGTTCTGGTATAGGCGTACCTACATTTAAATTCGCTTCAAACCAATCTTTTTTTATTGTTAAAAGATCATTTACAGCTTTTATTTCTGAATCACCAGTACCAACAAGTCCATCTAGTTCTTCATATTTAGCTATAAAATATTCACTACCATCATAATCCGTATCCTGCTCTATTTTTAACGTATAAGGTAATTTTAAATAGTAATTTATATCTTTCATGCTATCACCTTTTCTAAATCTTTTAGTAAAGTTTCAATATGATATTTGCGTATAGGATCTGTAATATTAACTGTTCTCATAGGGATTTCTTTACATAAAGGATGTCTATACATCATATGTCCACCCTTACCTCTATGATTCATTACCTCAAAACCGTACTTCCTTAGTAGAGAGATAAAATCTTTTTTATTCACATTTCTTGGATTGTTTTTTATTTTCTCTAATATTTTATCACGTTTAGTCAAATAAATGCCACCACCCTAGTGTCACTTATATACCATTACTTTAATAGTATATAAAATAATTTCAAGGCGTAAATGTAAAAACTAGAAACCCCTTCATATCAGGATTTCTAGCTTTTGATGGTGATTATCTTTCATAATGAGGAACGACAACGCGCCAACCGTGTGGGTCTTCTAATTGTCCACTTTGAATGCCTGTGTAATGATCATACAGTTTTTGCGTAATTGGACCTGTTTCATTGTTATTAATCACGATTTCTTCTTCTCTGTATTGCAACGTACCCACTGGTGAGATGACAGCGGCTGTACCTGTACCGAATACTTCTGTAAGTGCACCGCTTTGATGTAATTCATACAATTCATCAATAGAAATGCGGCGTTCTTCAGTTTCATAGCCTAATGATGCAGCTAATTCTAATACTGTTTTACGCGTAATACCTGGTAAAATACTACCGTTTAATGATGGTGTCACCACTTTACCATCGATGACGAAGAAGATGTTCATGCTTCCGACTTCTTCCACATATTTTTGTTCCACACCATCTAGCCATAACACTTGGTCAAAGCCGAGTTGGTTTGCGTTGGCTTGTGCAAGTAAGCTTGCCGCATAGTTTCCAGCTACTTTCGCAAATCCGACACCACCACGTACTGCACGCACGTACTCATCTTCTACGTAAATTTTCGTTGGACGTAACGAATCTCCGCCATAATATGAACCTGATGGCGATAAAATGATTAATAAACGATACTCGTGAGAAGGATGTACGCCTAGAACGCCTTGTGTTGCGAAAACAAATGGACGGATGTAGAGCGATTGACCTTCTCCATCTGGTACCCAATCCCGATCGATATCGACAAGTTGCTTCAATCCTTCTAATAATAACGCCTCATCAATTTCTGGCATTTTTAAACGATCTAATGATTGATTGATACGTTTAAAGTTTTCCTCAGGTCTAAATAAGACAACCTCGCCATCATGCTTATATGCTTTTAATCCTTCAAAAACAGCTTGGCCGTAATGGAGACTTTGTGCGGCTGGTGACAGTTCAATTGGACCATAAGGAATAATCTTTAAATCGTGCCATCCTTCATCTGATGAATATTCAAAACTTAACATGTAATCGGTAAAGATTTCACCAAAAGTGAGTGTGCTCAAATCAGGTTTTTCTTTTAATGCAGGGCTCACTTTTAATTCGATTTTTTCTGACATGATTATTCCTCCCATATGTAAAATATAATATTAACCATTATAGCAATGACCGACCTATAATTCAATGAGTATTCCGAAAATTAAAATAATTGCTTTTTATGATTGACACGTGTGTAATAAGTTGTATTTGCACGAGAGATAAACGCACATAAAAATAGTGCGAAATATGAACACGATACCGCATCCTTATCTCGCACTACTTTAACAATTTTTATGCTTTATGACTTTCTTTTTCACGAATCCCTTCAAGCATACGGACTGTCATTTTTTCTAAGTCATACTGTGGATTAAAGCCCCATTCTCCACGTGCACAACTCGTATCAATGCTATCTGGCCAACTTTCCGCAATATCTTGACGGGCTGGATCAACATCATACGTTAATTCAAAGTCTGGAATATGGGCTTGAATCGCTTCTTTAATCATTTCAGGTTCAAGACTCATCGCACTCAAGTTATAAGCATTACGATGGATGAGTTTGCCACCATCTGCTTCCATTAATTGAATAATCGCGTCAATCGCATCGTCCATAAACATCATATCCATATACGTGTCTTTTTGAATATAGCTCGTATATTTGCCTTCTCTCACAGCTTGGAAATAAATATCAACCGCATAATCCGTCGTGCCACCACCCGGCTCTTTAACGTATGAAATGAGCCCTGGGAAACGCACGCTACGAGTATCCACACCAAACTTAGTGAAGTAATAGTCACATAACAATTCACCTGATACTTTGTTAACACCGTACATTGTGTTCGGACGTTGAATCGTCACTTGCGCTGTATTTTTCTTAGGTGTGTCTGGTCCGAAAGCACCGATTGAACTTGGCGTGAAAAATTGTAAATTGTATTCACGTGCTGTTTCTAACGCGTTCACTAAACCACCCATGTTCAAGTTCCATGCGAGTAACGGATTTTGCTCACACGTCGCTGATAACAATGCTGCCATGTGCATCAACGTGTCAGGTTTAAATGATTCCACTAATTGAACCATTTTGTCTGCGTCTGTAACATCGAGAATTTCAAATGGTCCCGCTGCCACAATAGAATTCGCTTCCGGTTCACGAATATCTGTCGCTAACACATTTTCATTGCCATAAATTTCACGACATTTTGCAACCAATTCTGTTCCAATTTGCCCTAACGCACCGGTAATCATAATTCTTTTCATTATCTTCCATCTCCAATCTGTTTCTCTCATGCGGACATATGTATTCTATGTACAATCATTCCATGTCATATACACTCAGATTATATCACTTAAGCGCTTTCTTGTATACGTATAGCATACACTAAAATACAGTAACGACACCAAACCTTTTGCTTAAAATGAAAAAGAGGGTTATGACAACTGAATGCCCTAACCCCCATTGCACTATTGATTACAGTAAGCATTTTTCTTTAACATAATCATAATGACCTTCAAATCTTTCTAACTTTTTGTCTTTTAATAAATAAGTAACATTAAATAGTTTATTGAGAAAGTAACGATCATGTGAAACTGCAATAATAGTCCCTTCATAATCTAACAACGCCTCTTCTATTGTTTCTTTTGCATCTATATCTAAATGGTTTGTAGGTTCATCTAATACAAGTAAATTGTAATTTGAATTCACGATTTGTGCCCAGCGTAGTCGGATTTTTTCACCACCACTTAAATCTTTAACTTTTTTAAAGACATCTTCTCCATAAAACATGAAATTTGCTAAAATATGTCTAGCTTGTCCTTCTGATACATTAACTTTTTCACGAAATACATTTAATAAAGTCTCATTGTGCTCGTTTTCAAATTCATGTTGTGACAGGTAGCCTATTTTTAAATTATCTGGCGTTTTAATCATACCACTATCACTTGAAACCATCCCTAAAACCAACTTTAATAGTGTAGATTTCCCTGTACCATTATCTCCTATAATCGCTACATGTTCACCTCTTCTTACCAACATATTCACATTTTCATATAATAAATCATCATATCTTTTAGTAATATTTTTCATTTCAACCACTCTATTGGAAACACGTTTTCCTTCTTGTAATTGCATTTTCATTTTTGCTGCTTCTATCGTAGGTCTTTCCAAACGTTCAATTCGATTTAAAGCTTTTTCCATATTTTTTGCCCGACGATACATGGAAGCATTTGGCGGATTCGCTTGGCTAGCCCATATTCTTAATCGTTGAATCGACTCTTTCATTTTTTTAATTTTCTTTTGTTGTGTTTGATAAGCTTCAAATTCATTTAAAAGCCGCTTCTCTCTTTCCTCAACAAAATATGAATAATTTCCATTGTAAAAGTGTAGCTGCTTTTGATCTATTTCTATAATTTGATTGACAGTCTCATCTAAAAAATAGCGATCATGTGAAATAATAACAGCAGCACCTTGGTAATTTTTTATATAGTTTGTTAACCACTCAATCGCTTTAAAATCAAGGTGGTTTGTAGGTTCATCTAATAATAACAACTCTGTATGTTGGATTAATATTTGCGCAATAACCACTTTTGTCCGTTCTCCTCCAGACAAATCTCCCCAAACTGACTCTAGTAAGTGCGTTATATTTAAGCCATGGGCGACTCTACGTATTTCGGCATCCATTTTGTATCCGCCATTTTCATCGTAATAAGTCTGTAATTCTCCATAACGTGCCATTAACATATCGATATTGTCTATTTCTTTACTCATTCTGTCTTCTAATTCTTCAAGTTGCTCCGATACCTTATTTA
Above is a genomic segment from Staphylococcus delphini containing:
- a CDS encoding Cof-type HAD-IIB family hydrolase; its protein translation is MVKLIATDMDGTLLNAAHEVSKENIEAIQYAQSQGITVVIATGRAFYEANDPIAATGLKVPYICLNGAEVRDESFDIVHTSSLNHGLYQRIRQTLNDENMYYQVYTNFGIYTEDPEKDLAIYLDIAKHSGQQGDEAKIRKHIQHRIDLGTLKVVDNYDEIESVPGELIMKVLAYDKDLAKIERVKKKLSESSNLAVSSSSLGNIEITHIDAQKGLALQAIAEQLGIDMADTMAVGDNLNDKSMLERAGVAVAMENALPELKDLATFVTDSNENSGVAKAIYRALGKEE
- the tadA gene encoding tRNA adenosine(34) deaminase TadA; this translates as MTSHQYYMSIALEEARKAAKKGEVPIGAVVVKDEKIIARAHNLRETDQSPTAHAEHLAMERAAEALGTWRLEGCTLYVTLEPCVMCAGTIVMSRVDTVVFGAMDPKGGCVGSLMNLVQDSRMNHRATVVSGVLAYSCGEILRQFFKALRLQKKRKKS
- a CDS encoding deoxynucleoside kinase: MKKPFIAIEGPIGVGKSSLAHQLSQSYHFYEAKEIVGENPYLSDFYTDISKWSFQTEMFFLCHRYKDYQDLAEHTDGIVSDYHIYKNKIFARNTLNDTEYDKFSRIYDILTEDLISPDFTVILDADLSVLKRRIAKRDRSFEAHIQDSYLLKLKEDYANYYNSLKNEGHAVLWIDTTNLDFVQNEADYAYVFNQINELIGGHEHESI
- a CDS encoding deoxynucleoside kinase; the encoded protein is MNQYDIPSNAIITIAGTVGVGKSSLTRAIAEKLNFRTSYENVEHNPYLDKFYHDFTRWSFHLQIYFLAERFKEQKRMFEYGGGFVQDRSIYEDVDIFAKMHEEQGTMSPEDFQTYSNLFDAMVLTPYFPKPDVLIYLESDYDTVIERIQTRGRQMEIETDPEYWKMLFQRYDDWINQFNACPVVRVNIKEYDLFDDPESIDVVLKKIEHVIHTYRQVNQRS
- a CDS encoding HAD family hydrolase codes for the protein MNATKWILFDKDGTLIHFDESWTKTGIQLVDDVCDHFQLERRQAVYRAIGIKEGRFEKDSVMNGGTLKDLIAVFQQFSDEEMGEWIAQRSQTLISQRVPEIELYEGVAALVQRLKAQGYALGIVTSDNHTGVTQFLEETQLTDVFDMVISTNDGQYEKPDIRLLQPLWNRGVRGKDVIMVGDTDNDMLTGQNMKSALNVGVRTGLGQEATFEAADVVIDHVGLLESVLAKAK
- the sph gene encoding sphingomyelin phosphodiesterase; translated protein: MKKLKPKKRLTSLVLATTMLLGIMNTGVSHAASDENQPELKLATHNVYMLSGYLYPNWGQSKRADLISKAKYIQDNDVVIFNEAFYPTSANQLLNHLKSSYPHQTPVLGRSYSGWDRTEGHYSSTTFENGGVAIISKYPIKEKIQHVFRHGCGFDNDSNKGFVYTKIEKNGKFVHVIGTHTQSEDSRCGRGQDRAIRAEQMKEISDFVKNKNIPKDEVVYIGGDMNVNKNAGNGEFQDMLKNLNVNDVLYAGHSSTWDPQSNSIAKYNYPHSAPEYLDYIFVDKDHRQPGQLINEAVAEKSPTWDVYKFPYLYVYNDYSDHYPVKAYSK
- a CDS encoding type II toxin-antitoxin system HicB family antitoxin, which codes for MKDINYYLKLPYTLKIEQDTDYDGSEYFIAKYEELDGLVGTGDSEIKAVNDLLTIKKDWFEANLNVGTPIPEPITKKIEEQTRFTLRLPSHIDKQLNQYMQRENVSKNTAIIVLLQSGLYHNFHEEIENKVSHRLN
- a CDS encoding type II toxin-antitoxin system HicA family toxin — its product is MTKRDKILEKIKNNPRNVNKKDFISLLRKYGFEVMNHRGKGGHMMYRHPLCKEIPMRTVNITDPIRKYHIETLLKDLEKVIA
- a CDS encoding branched-chain amino acid aminotransferase, translated to MSEKIELKVSPALKEKPDLSTLTFGEIFTDYMLSFEYSSDEGWHDLKIIPYGPIELSPAAQSLHYGQAVFEGLKAYKHDGEVVLFRPEENFKRINQSLDRLKMPEIDEALLLEGLKQLVDIDRDWVPDGEGQSLYIRPFVFATQGVLGVHPSHEYRLLIILSPSGSYYGGDSLRPTKIYVEDEYVRAVRGGVGFAKVAGNYAASLLAQANANQLGFDQVLWLDGVEQKYVEEVGSMNIFFVIDGKVVTPSLNGSILPGITRKTVLELAASLGYETEERRISIDELYELHQSGALTEVFGTGTAAVISPVGTLQYREEEIVINNNETGPITQKLYDHYTGIQSGQLEDPHGWRVVVPHYER
- a CDS encoding L-threonine 3-dehydrogenase, whose product is MKRIMITGALGQIGTELVAKCREIYGNENVLATDIREPEANSIVAAGPFEILDVTDADKMVQLVESFKPDTLMHMAALLSATCEQNPLLAWNLNMGGLVNALETAREYNLQFFTPSSIGAFGPDTPKKNTAQVTIQRPNTMYGVNKVSGELLCDYYFTKFGVDTRSVRFPGLISYVKEPGGGTTDYAVDIYFQAVREGKYTSYIQKDTYMDMMFMDDAIDAIIQLMEADGGKLIHRNAYNLSAMSLEPEMIKEAIQAHIPDFELTYDVDPARQDIAESWPDSIDTSCARGEWGFNPQYDLEKMTVRMLEGIREKESHKA
- the abc-f gene encoding ribosomal protection-like ABC-F family protein, translating into MNLLNASNITKNYTEETLFDYIKLTLNTGDKIGIVGRNGEGKTTLLKLLSGIEKPSTGVVSWKKNIRIGYLNQTPQYEEDAKVYQCLKSVFQELNKVSEQLEELEDRMSKEIDNIDMLMARYGELQTYYDENGGYKMDAEIRRVAHGLNITHLLESVWGDLSGGERTKVVIAQILIQHTELLLLDEPTNHLDFKAIEWLTNYIKNYQGAAVIISHDRYFLDETVNQIIEIDQKQLHFYNGNYSYFVEEREKRLLNEFEAYQTQQKKIKKMKESIQRLRIWASQANPPNASMYRRAKNMEKALNRIERLERPTIEAAKMKMQLQEGKRVSNRVVEMKNITKRYDDLLYENVNMLVRRGEHVAIIGDNGTGKSTLLKLVLGMVSSDSGMIKTPDNLKIGYLSQHEFENEHNETLLNVFREKVNVSEGQARHILANFMFYGEDVFKKVKDLSGGEKIRLRWAQIVNSNYNLLVLDEPTNHLDIDAKETIEEALLDYEGTIIAVSHDRYFLNKLFNVTYLLKDKKLERFEGHYDYVKEKCLL